In one window of Micromonospora cathayae DNA:
- a CDS encoding CbiQ family ECF transporter T component yields the protein MADATVGRAPAADAGRWRGRWPAVRLPRGLHPGAWWSWALGLATAASYTTNPLALALLVAVAALVVVRRRGDAPWALAFRMYVWLGVVVVVMRVVFRIVFGGGQGEHVLVRLPEIPLPEWAAGIRLFGPVAAEQVLGGFYDGLRLATMLICLGAANALANPKRLLKAVPGALYAVGTAVVVALSVAPQLVESVLRVRRARRLRGGSGRGLRALRGIVLPVLADALDRSLALAAAMDSRGYGRTAAVPAGQRAVTGTLVLGGLVGVCAGTYGLLDTAGPGYLGLPMLLAGLVTAVIGMLLAGRRVRRSRYRPDRWRPAELLVAGCGVAAAGLTVLAGAVDPELLYPPVSPLTWPELTVPMLLAVAVAAAPAWLAPPPPLARSSRPTTATPTEPVRAARPPAPVPGGHT from the coding sequence ATGGCTGACGCCACGGTCGGCCGTGCGCCGGCCGCTGACGCTGGTCGGTGGCGCGGCCGCTGGCCGGCGGTACGGCTGCCCCGGGGCCTGCACCCGGGCGCATGGTGGTCGTGGGCGCTCGGGTTGGCCACCGCGGCCAGCTACACCACCAACCCGCTGGCGCTGGCCCTGCTGGTCGCGGTCGCCGCGCTGGTGGTCGTCCGGCGGCGCGGGGACGCCCCGTGGGCGCTGGCCTTCCGGATGTACGTCTGGCTCGGCGTGGTGGTCGTGGTGATGCGGGTGGTGTTCCGGATCGTGTTCGGTGGCGGCCAGGGCGAGCACGTGCTGGTCCGGCTGCCGGAGATCCCGTTGCCGGAGTGGGCGGCGGGGATCCGGCTGTTCGGGCCGGTCGCCGCCGAGCAGGTGCTCGGTGGTTTCTACGACGGGCTGCGGTTGGCGACCATGCTGATCTGTCTCGGGGCGGCGAACGCCCTGGCCAACCCGAAACGGCTCCTCAAGGCCGTACCGGGGGCGTTGTACGCGGTCGGCACCGCCGTGGTGGTCGCGCTGTCGGTCGCTCCGCAGCTGGTGGAGAGCGTGCTGCGGGTACGCCGGGCGCGGCGGCTGCGCGGCGGGTCGGGGCGGGGGCTGCGGGCGTTGCGCGGGATCGTCCTTCCGGTGCTGGCCGATGCCCTGGACCGGTCGCTGGCGCTGGCGGCGGCGATGGACTCGCGCGGCTACGGCCGGACCGCGGCGGTGCCGGCCGGACAGCGGGCCGTCACCGGGACGCTGGTACTCGGCGGCCTGGTCGGGGTCTGCGCCGGCACGTACGGGCTGCTGGACACCGCCGGCCCCGGCTATTTGGGCCTGCCGATGCTCCTCGCCGGGCTGGTCACCGCCGTGATCGGCATGCTGCTGGCCGGCCGGCGGGTTCGCCGCAGCCGGTACCGACCGGACCGCTGGCGGCCGGCCGAGCTGCTGGTGGCCGGCTGCGGGGTGGCCGCGGCCGGCCTGACGGTGCTGGCCGGGGCGGTCGACCCGGAGCTGCTCTACCCGCCGGTCAGCCCGCTCACCTGGCCCGAGTTGACGGTGCCGATGCTGCTCGCCGTGGCGGTGGCGGCGGCCCCGGCCTGGCTGGCACCGCCACCACCCCTGGCGCGGAGCAGCCGCCCCACGACAGCGACCCCGACGGAACCGGTCCGCGCCGCCCGGCCGCCGGCCCCGGTGCCGGGAGGCCACACATGA
- a CDS encoding prenyltransferase/squalene oxidase repeat-containing protein: MPLSRRLATGLATATATVLVAVPLTVAAAPVPPDAAARDAASWLAGEFTDGSLPGPFGGPDWGLTIDGIVALSATGVDAPTRQAATAQVAAHVRAYNSYDDWGIPGFTDGGATAKLLYAASAAGADPTDFGGYDLRAETLSLIAGAGAGHQRGRVTSRTTADSGPDASNTFDQSFAVLGLARSGDVPQDTVDFLIRQQCAAGGFRLYPDTGQGPSPSCDEQPDAVLDVDSTAMAVQALLAAAGDGADGAANAARRGADWLVARQRADGSFGGSGPTTGANANSTGLAGQALTAAGRHPEADRAAQALAGWQLTGANGGAAAAEAGAVAYDTAGFTAAVAAGITDTDRDQWRRATAQALLGLARVPLGRIGLDPPPTSAPPTSASPTSPSSTPTGTAPPTPTATPTPTGTTPTGPTPSATVTSPPGTTPSPGGVPGTTPAGPGSGGLPTTGAAITSYVLVALLLVGAGVVLLVLGRRRTA; the protein is encoded by the coding sequence ATGCCTCTGTCCCGGCGTCTCGCCACCGGCCTCGCCACGGCCACGGCGACCGTTCTCGTCGCCGTCCCGCTGACCGTGGCGGCGGCACCCGTACCGCCCGACGCCGCCGCCCGCGACGCCGCGTCCTGGCTCGCCGGTGAGTTCACCGACGGGTCGCTGCCCGGCCCGTTCGGCGGCCCGGACTGGGGTCTGACCATCGACGGCATCGTCGCGTTGTCCGCCACCGGGGTCGACGCGCCGACCCGGCAGGCGGCGACCGCCCAGGTCGCCGCGCACGTACGCGCCTACAACAGCTACGACGACTGGGGCATCCCGGGCTTCACCGACGGCGGCGCCACCGCGAAGCTGCTCTACGCCGCGTCGGCCGCCGGCGCGGACCCCACCGACTTCGGCGGCTACGACCTGCGGGCGGAAACCCTGTCGTTGATCGCCGGAGCCGGTGCTGGACACCAGCGGGGCCGGGTCACCAGCCGTACCACCGCCGACAGTGGACCGGACGCCAGCAACACCTTCGACCAGTCGTTCGCCGTGCTGGGGCTGGCCCGCAGCGGCGACGTCCCGCAGGACACGGTGGACTTCCTGATCCGGCAGCAGTGCGCGGCCGGCGGCTTCCGGCTCTACCCGGACACCGGGCAGGGGCCCTCACCGTCCTGCGACGAACAGCCGGACGCCGTCCTCGACGTCGACTCGACCGCGATGGCCGTGCAGGCGCTGCTGGCCGCCGCCGGGGACGGTGCCGACGGCGCGGCCAACGCGGCCCGCAGGGGCGCGGACTGGCTGGTGGCCCGGCAGCGCGCCGACGGGTCGTTCGGCGGTTCAGGACCGACCACCGGCGCGAACGCGAACAGCACCGGCCTGGCCGGACAGGCCCTCACCGCCGCGGGACGACACCCCGAGGCCGATCGGGCCGCGCAGGCCCTGGCCGGGTGGCAGCTCACCGGGGCGAACGGCGGTGCGGCCGCCGCCGAGGCGGGTGCCGTCGCGTACGACACCGCCGGGTTCACCGCCGCCGTGGCGGCCGGGATCACCGACACCGACCGGGACCAGTGGCGTCGGGCCACCGCCCAGGCCCTGCTCGGGCTCGCCCGGGTGCCGCTGGGTCGGATCGGCCTCGATCCGCCGCCCACGTCAGCGCCGCCCACGTCAGCGTCACCCACCTCACCGTCGTCCACTCCGACCGGCACGGCTCCGCCCACCCCCACCGCCACACCCACCCCGACGGGCACCACCCCGACCGGTCCGACGCCGAGCGCCACCGTGACCAGCCCGCCCGGGACGACACCCTCCCCCGGCGGGGTGCCGGGCACGACGCCCGCCGGCCCGGGGTCGGGTGGCCTGCCGACCACCGGCGCGGCGATCACCAGCTACGTGCTGGTCGCGTTGCTGCTGGTGGGTGCCGGTGTGGTGCTGCTCGTGCTCGGCCGCCGGCGGACGGCATGA
- a CDS encoding peptidase — protein sequence MVVRLSRHHLLAPFCGLLAALILTTPATAAPERPTSATAVAERATPTTAVPERATPAAAVSGRAVVTRPEAAAGWLARQLVDGERFEVVFGGVAYPDQGLTLDGVFAFAAAGVADDSGARALAWVTRPDIRDGYLGDGGTEAYAGATAKLALAVQVRGGDPTDVGGLDLIARLRALQQPDGRFTDRSAYGDYSNAFSQSLAILALDRTAPGAPPAAAGWLAGTRCADGGYPVVPAQPTCTSDVDATALAVQALQAADRPADAAAGLGWLLSVQRADGGFANAAGTVNANSTGLAAQALRAGRHPLAWARARAFLVGLQVGCSGAPADRGAVDFDGGAFDPDTAVRGTTQAVLGLTGIGYARLSAADATPGAPLPACP from the coding sequence ATGGTCGTCCGCCTGAGCCGGCACCACCTGCTCGCCCCGTTCTGCGGCCTACTCGCCGCACTCATTCTCACCACCCCGGCCACCGCCGCTCCCGAGCGGCCCACCTCGGCTACCGCCGTTGCCGAGCGGGCCACCCCTACTACCGCCGTTCCCGAGCGGGCCACCCCGGCCGCCGCCGTTTCCGGGCGGGCCGTCGTGACCCGCCCGGAGGCCGCCGCCGGCTGGTTGGCCCGTCAACTCGTCGACGGGGAACGCTTCGAGGTGGTCTTCGGCGGCGTCGCCTACCCGGACCAGGGGCTCACCCTGGACGGGGTGTTCGCCTTCGCCGCCGCCGGGGTCGCCGACGACTCCGGCGCGCGGGCGCTGGCCTGGGTCACCCGGCCGGACATCCGCGACGGCTACCTCGGCGACGGCGGCACCGAGGCGTACGCGGGCGCGACCGCCAAACTCGCCCTCGCCGTGCAGGTACGCGGTGGCGACCCGACCGACGTCGGCGGGCTGGACCTGATCGCCCGGCTGCGCGCACTGCAACAACCCGACGGACGGTTCACCGACCGGTCCGCGTACGGCGACTACAGCAACGCGTTCAGCCAGTCCCTGGCGATCCTCGCCCTGGACCGGACCGCGCCGGGCGCGCCGCCGGCGGCGGCGGGCTGGCTGGCCGGCACCCGGTGCGCCGACGGCGGTTACCCGGTGGTGCCGGCGCAGCCGACCTGCACCTCCGACGTGGACGCCACCGCGCTCGCGGTGCAGGCGTTGCAGGCCGCCGACCGGCCGGCCGACGCCGCCGCCGGGCTCGGGTGGCTGCTGTCCGTGCAACGCGCCGACGGCGGCTTCGCCAACGCGGCCGGCACCGTGAACGCCAACAGCACCGGGCTCGCCGCGCAGGCGCTGCGGGCCGGCCGCCACCCGCTGGCGTGGGCGCGGGCCCGCGCGTTCCTGGTCGGACTCCAGGTCGGCTGCTCGGGCGCGCCGGCCGACCGGGGCGCGGTCGACTTCGACGGTGGCGCGTTCGACCCGGACACCGCCGTACGGGGCACCACGCAGGCCGTCCTCGGTCTGACCGGCATCGGGTACGCCCGGCTGTCCGCCGCCGACGCCACGCCGGGCGCACCGCTGCCCGCCTGCCCGTGA
- a CDS encoding cellulose-binding protein, which yields MTWHRRAATAIAALALFTSYLLVAGTAQAAPGDNLAWTATATASYTSSWESVTAVNDGIDPPRSNDTTNPRWGTWPQTGTHWVELTWPTAQTIRAVDAYFFDDQGGVRLPSTWRVQSWSGSAFADVPGASGYPVAADRYNRVTFTAVTTTRLRVQLTSNGTASVGLLEVKAHTDPPTTNPPPTSGWNPPANLVQPLGEVWQHVEQTYNNGNLYGFRNYGWDQVMANRGYLNFCVRWDSSASVTAAQRDQIHAALARQYKKWFDTLAGHNAWPYTEVPVRVVGWAVRDRAQLQWSDTSVDIYVGDIRENAPQCSEPCGRFFNQNGQYPNCPGGVARHYDQSLWLTDGFAGGAGGDWGQRVGREYFMNNINAANMHILLHEMGHTFGLDDFYDWTPTGVGGFLMKAGSASQITEFDTWMFRDWWRHLKSRYGY from the coding sequence ATGACCTGGCACCGACGGGCCGCGACGGCGATCGCGGCCCTGGCCCTGTTCACCTCCTATCTGCTGGTCGCCGGCACGGCACAGGCCGCGCCCGGTGACAATCTCGCCTGGACGGCCACCGCCACGGCCTCCTACACCTCGTCGTGGGAGAGCGTGACGGCGGTCAACGACGGGATCGACCCGCCCCGCTCGAACGACACCACCAACCCCCGGTGGGGCACCTGGCCGCAGACCGGCACCCACTGGGTCGAGCTGACCTGGCCCACCGCCCAGACCATCCGGGCGGTGGACGCCTACTTCTTCGACGACCAGGGGGGAGTCCGCCTACCGTCCACCTGGCGGGTGCAGTCCTGGTCCGGTAGCGCCTTCGCCGACGTCCCGGGCGCCAGCGGCTACCCGGTGGCCGCCGACCGGTACAACCGGGTGACGTTCACCGCCGTCACCACCACCCGCCTGCGGGTGCAGTTGACCTCCAACGGCACCGCCTCGGTCGGGCTGCTGGAGGTCAAGGCGCACACCGACCCGCCCACCACGAACCCGCCGCCGACCAGCGGGTGGAACCCGCCGGCCAACCTGGTGCAGCCGCTGGGCGAGGTGTGGCAGCACGTGGAGCAGACGTACAACAACGGCAACCTGTACGGGTTCCGCAACTACGGCTGGGACCAGGTGATGGCCAACCGGGGTTACCTGAACTTCTGTGTCCGATGGGACTCGTCGGCGTCGGTGACCGCGGCGCAGCGGGACCAGATCCACGCCGCGCTGGCCCGGCAGTACAAGAAGTGGTTCGACACCCTGGCCGGGCACAACGCGTGGCCGTACACCGAGGTGCCGGTGCGGGTCGTCGGGTGGGCGGTCCGGGACCGGGCCCAGTTGCAGTGGTCGGACACCTCCGTGGACATCTACGTGGGCGACATCCGGGAGAACGCGCCGCAGTGCTCCGAGCCGTGCGGGCGGTTCTTCAACCAGAACGGGCAGTACCCGAACTGTCCCGGCGGGGTCGCCCGGCACTACGACCAGTCGCTGTGGCTGACCGACGGCTTCGCCGGCGGCGCGGGTGGTGACTGGGGCCAGCGGGTGGGCCGCGAGTACTTCATGAACAACATCAACGCCGCCAACATGCACATCCTGCTGCACGAGATGGGCCACACCTTCGGCCTCGACGACTTCTACGACTGGACCCCCACCGGCGTCGGCGGGTTCCTGATGAAGGCCGGCAGCGCCAGCCAGATCACCGAGTTCGACACCTGGATGTTCCGCGACTGGTGGCGGCACCTGAAGAGCCGCTACGGCTACTGA
- a CDS encoding glycoside hydrolase family 43 protein — translation MRRRPLLRGLAAGCAAVLAASLAPVPPASAANPVITTVYTADPAPLVVGNTMYVYAGRDEAPTGGTNFVMREWHVLSTTDAANWTHHGARATIGTFPWAGADAWASEVEYRNGRYYWYTSVNGNGPGWMNIGVAVADSPLGPFTDAKGGPLISDSTPNSSPLNIDPTVFVDDDGQAYLYWGGYWGPRAVRLAANMIDTVGPVTTPQGLSNFWEAPFMFKRNGLYYMIYAANDTQGCVTSSSYACQRYATATNPMGPWTHRGVVLGQVSSTTNHAGVAQLNGQWYMVYHNADAPGGGNFRRSVAVDRMYFNADGSIVPVVQTRTGPPPNPGGGQPPAGTNLATSATASTSYVSPWENLAAVNDGAQPASSADRGNPVYGNWPEQGTQWIEYRWPTAQTIDRTATYWFDDDQGIDLPASCRVQYWNGSAYVDVPGQSACGVAGNSYNVTTFGPVTTSRLRLSITARTGSSTGVLEWMALQP, via the coding sequence GTGCGACGACGTCCCCTCCTCCGCGGCCTGGCCGCCGGCTGCGCGGCGGTGCTCGCCGCGAGCCTGGCGCCCGTGCCACCCGCCTCCGCCGCCAACCCCGTCATCACCACCGTCTACACCGCCGACCCCGCCCCCCTCGTGGTCGGCAACACGATGTACGTCTACGCCGGCCGGGACGAGGCCCCCACCGGCGGCACCAACTTCGTCATGCGCGAGTGGCACGTGCTGTCGACCACCGACGCGGCGAACTGGACCCACCACGGCGCGCGGGCCACCATCGGCACCTTCCCGTGGGCCGGGGCGGACGCCTGGGCCAGCGAGGTGGAGTACCGCAACGGCAGGTACTACTGGTACACCTCGGTCAACGGCAACGGTCCCGGCTGGATGAACATCGGCGTCGCCGTCGCCGACAGCCCGCTCGGCCCGTTCACCGACGCCAAGGGTGGCCCGCTGATCAGCGACAGCACCCCGAACTCCTCGCCGCTGAACATTGATCCGACGGTCTTCGTCGACGACGACGGTCAGGCGTACCTCTACTGGGGCGGCTACTGGGGACCCCGGGCGGTCCGGCTGGCCGCCAACATGATCGACACGGTCGGTCCGGTGACCACCCCGCAGGGACTCAGCAACTTCTGGGAAGCGCCGTTCATGTTCAAACGCAACGGCCTCTACTACATGATCTACGCGGCGAACGACACCCAGGGCTGCGTCACCTCGTCCAGCTACGCCTGCCAGCGGTACGCCACCGCGACCAACCCGATGGGCCCGTGGACCCACCGGGGCGTGGTGCTCGGTCAGGTCTCCTCGACCACCAACCACGCCGGCGTGGCGCAGCTCAACGGCCAGTGGTACATGGTCTACCACAACGCCGACGCCCCCGGCGGCGGCAACTTCCGCCGGTCGGTCGCCGTCGACCGGATGTACTTCAACGCCGACGGCAGCATCGTGCCGGTGGTGCAGACCCGCACCGGTCCGCCACCCAACCCCGGCGGCGGCCAACCACCGGCCGGCACCAACCTGGCGACGTCGGCCACCGCCAGCACCTCGTACGTGTCCCCCTGGGAGAACCTGGCCGCGGTCAACGACGGCGCGCAGCCGGCCAGCTCCGCCGACCGCGGCAACCCGGTCTACGGCAACTGGCCCGAGCAGGGCACCCAGTGGATCGAGTACCGGTGGCCCACCGCGCAGACCATCGACCGCACCGCCACCTACTGGTTCGACGACGACCAGGGCATCGACCTGCCCGCCTCCTGCCGGGTGCAGTACTGGAACGGCAGCGCCTACGTCGACGTGCCCGGCCAGTCGGCCTGCGGGGTCGCCGGGAACAGCTACAACGTCACCACGTTCGGCCCGGTGACCACCTCCCGGCTGCGGCTGTCCATCACCGCGCGGACCGGCTCCTCCACCGGGGTCCTCGAGTGGATGGCGTTGCAGCCATGA
- a CDS encoding discoidin domain-containing protein gives MNRIPRLRPALAAFVTTTLLAGTLAVTTGGPAHAAQTIGYPTFSGPAVPAPPVGYSTGNTMQAIYDAERGGTDFWLDRLLARPGNDPAGPWLMTRGRGLFMYTHDPAVIGFGGNTAYWDNISSQHAYAVTVGTGTLTEQVAQRWQAPSHWRSIHTGGNLRVAVTKFITAQNVAVTNLTVTNTGTTGSTVALRVTSPYATGGSGSELTGSRQVKNGLTTIRPRLSGDGFTVSGGGLSRSVTLAAGQSVTTKVQLGVVTDEIPESATEYASYRDATPADAFATHVRAYHRWWAENVPYLDVPDPAIKKNIYYRWWLMRFNHLDVDIPGQDFQFPTSIEGVTGYNNAIVLTQPMHVDDLKYLRDPVYSYGPWLSVGQSSANGRYMDNPGDPENWSNSYTQYLSEAAWRAYQLHGGQPAMLRNLARYAESDVKGQLATYDTDGNGVIEYDWGAMTGNDADAVSFDWRAGRLDRAEGAYVYSNALAAAQAYAVLGDTAKADELRALANRVRDGIVGVLWNPSRRLLEHRHVATDTHVPWKEINNYYPYAVGLMPNTATYREALRLFDDPAEYPIFPFYTANQRDKAAAAAAGHPGSNNFSTINSTVQFRLYSSVLRNYPNQWMTAEHYKKLLYWNTWAQYVDGNTQWPDANEFWSNWNGSSITYRSWIHHNILGSSNWTVIEDVAGLRPRTDNTIELHPIDIGWSHFAVNNLRYRNADLSVVWDDPADGVTRYPGVPQGYSIYLNGNRVATVDRLTQVRYDPATGTVTLPAGGTTTFSAAFAGLQLPQQVGHTSARMVDMFAKAGVDLTSTTPNLAQGATTSASYTAAGTATGAAVDGFPTNAPIWGSAGSPNATDWYEVDLGQNRTVDDAWVHFRDDRAGNRYRAPASYTVQYWNGTAWAAVANQVRTPATPRANHNRVRFTPVTARRLRVQVTHASGFRTGLTEVKLYGRGGAPPPSPGNLAGAASPSASYTSPWETVAALNDGVDPPSSNDTTNPRWGTWPETGPQWAELTWPTAQTLRSAEVYFFDDTGGVRLPSSWRLQYWTGTSYVDVPGASGYPTLPHRYNRVTFPAVSTSRLRVALEHGTSSVGLLEIRATG, from the coding sequence ATGAACCGGATCCCACGGCTGCGGCCGGCCCTGGCCGCGTTCGTCACCACCACCCTGCTGGCCGGCACCCTCGCCGTCACCACCGGCGGCCCGGCGCACGCCGCGCAGACCATCGGCTACCCCACCTTCTCCGGGCCGGCCGTGCCGGCCCCACCGGTCGGCTACTCCACCGGCAACACCATGCAGGCCATCTACGACGCCGAGCGCGGCGGCACCGACTTCTGGCTGGACCGGCTGCTGGCCCGGCCGGGCAACGACCCCGCCGGCCCCTGGCTGATGACCCGGGGCCGGGGCCTGTTCATGTACACCCACGACCCGGCGGTGATCGGCTTCGGCGGCAACACCGCCTACTGGGACAACATCTCCAGCCAGCACGCGTACGCCGTCACCGTCGGCACGGGCACGCTGACCGAGCAGGTGGCCCAGCGCTGGCAGGCGCCCAGCCACTGGCGCAGCATCCACACCGGCGGGAACCTGCGGGTGGCCGTCACGAAGTTCATCACCGCGCAGAACGTGGCGGTGACCAACCTGACCGTCACCAACACCGGCACCACCGGCAGCACCGTCGCCCTGCGGGTCACCTCGCCGTACGCCACCGGCGGCAGTGGCAGCGAGCTGACCGGCAGCCGGCAGGTGAAGAACGGCCTGACCACCATCCGACCGCGGCTGTCCGGGGACGGGTTCACCGTCAGCGGCGGCGGCCTGAGCCGCTCGGTCACCCTGGCCGCCGGCCAGAGCGTCACCACGAAGGTGCAGCTGGGCGTCGTCACCGACGAGATCCCCGAGTCGGCCACCGAGTACGCCAGCTACCGTGACGCCACCCCGGCGGACGCCTTCGCCACCCACGTGCGGGCGTACCACCGCTGGTGGGCCGAGAACGTGCCCTACCTCGACGTGCCCGACCCGGCCATCAAGAAGAACATCTACTACCGCTGGTGGCTGATGCGCTTCAACCACCTGGACGTCGACATCCCCGGCCAGGACTTCCAGTTCCCCACCTCGATCGAGGGGGTGACCGGGTACAACAACGCCATCGTGCTCACCCAGCCGATGCACGTCGACGACCTGAAGTACCTGCGCGACCCGGTCTACTCGTACGGGCCGTGGCTGTCGGTCGGGCAGTCGTCGGCCAACGGCCGGTACATGGACAACCCCGGTGACCCGGAGAACTGGTCCAACAGCTACACCCAGTACCTCTCCGAGGCGGCCTGGCGGGCGTACCAGCTGCACGGCGGGCAGCCGGCGATGCTGCGCAACCTCGCCCGCTACGCCGAGAGCGACGTCAAGGGCCAGCTCGCCACCTACGACACCGACGGCAACGGGGTGATCGAGTACGACTGGGGGGCGATGACCGGCAACGACGCCGACGCGGTGTCGTTCGACTGGCGGGCCGGCAGGCTGGACCGCGCCGAAGGGGCGTACGTCTACAGCAACGCCCTGGCCGCCGCGCAGGCGTACGCGGTGTTGGGCGACACGGCCAAGGCCGACGAGCTGCGGGCCCTGGCGAACCGGGTCCGCGACGGCATCGTCGGCGTGCTGTGGAACCCGAGCCGGCGGCTGCTGGAGCACCGGCACGTCGCCACCGACACCCACGTACCGTGGAAGGAGATCAACAACTACTACCCGTACGCCGTCGGGCTGATGCCGAACACCGCCACCTACCGCGAGGCGCTGCGGCTGTTCGACGACCCGGCCGAGTACCCGATCTTCCCCTTCTACACCGCCAACCAGCGGGACAAGGCCGCCGCTGCCGCCGCCGGCCACCCCGGCAGCAACAACTTCTCCACCATCAACTCGACGGTCCAGTTCCGGCTCTACTCGTCGGTGCTGCGCAACTACCCGAACCAGTGGATGACCGCCGAGCACTACAAGAAGCTGCTCTACTGGAACACCTGGGCGCAGTACGTCGACGGCAACACCCAGTGGCCGGACGCCAACGAGTTCTGGTCCAACTGGAACGGCTCGTCGATCACCTACCGGTCCTGGATCCACCACAACATCCTCGGCAGCAGTAACTGGACGGTGATCGAGGACGTCGCCGGCCTGCGGCCACGCACCGACAACACCATCGAGCTGCACCCGATCGACATCGGCTGGTCCCACTTCGCGGTCAACAACCTGCGCTACCGCAACGCCGACCTGAGCGTGGTCTGGGACGACCCGGCGGACGGGGTCACCCGGTACCCGGGCGTCCCGCAGGGCTACTCGATCTATCTGAACGGCAACCGGGTCGCCACCGTGGACCGGCTCACCCAGGTCCGCTACGACCCGGCCACCGGCACGGTCACCCTGCCCGCCGGCGGCACCACCACGTTCAGCGCCGCCTTCGCCGGCCTGCAACTGCCACAGCAGGTCGGCCACACCAGCGCCCGGATGGTGGACATGTTCGCCAAGGCCGGGGTCGACCTGACCTCCACCACGCCGAACCTGGCCCAGGGCGCGACGACCTCGGCGTCGTACACCGCCGCCGGCACCGCCACCGGCGCGGCGGTCGACGGGTTCCCCACCAACGCGCCGATCTGGGGCAGCGCCGGCTCGCCGAACGCCACCGACTGGTACGAGGTCGACCTCGGCCAGAACCGGACCGTCGACGACGCCTGGGTCCACTTCCGGGACGACCGGGCCGGCAACCGCTACCGGGCACCGGCGTCGTACACCGTGCAGTACTGGAACGGCACCGCCTGGGCGGCCGTCGCGAACCAGGTGAGAACGCCGGCGACGCCGCGGGCGAACCACAACCGGGTCCGCTTCACCCCGGTCACCGCCCGACGCCTGCGGGTGCAGGTGACCCACGCGTCGGGCTTCCGTACCGGCCTGACCGAGGTCAAGCTGTACGGCCGGGGCGGCGCACCGCCGCCGTCGCCGGGGAACCTGGCCGGTGCGGCGAGCCCCTCGGCGTCGTACACCTCGCCCTGGGAGACGGTGGCCGCGCTCAACGACGGCGTCGATCCGCCGTCGTCGAACGACACCACCAATCCCCGCTGGGGCACCTGGCCGGAGACCGGCCCGCAGTGGGCGGAGCTGACCTGGCCGACGGCCCAGACGCTGCGCTCGGCCGAGGTGTACTTCTTCGACGACACCGGTGGCGTGCGGCTACCGTCGTCCTGGCGGTTGCAGTACTGGACCGGTACGTCCTACGTCGACGTGCCGGGGGCCAGCGGCTATCCCACCCTGCCGCACCGGTACAACCGGGTCACCTTCCCGGCGGTGAGCACCTCTCGGCTGCGGGTGGCCCTGGAACACGGCACGAGTTCGGTCGGCCTGTTGGAGATCAGGGCGACCGGCTGA
- a CDS encoding LacI family DNA-binding transcriptional regulator → MRDVAELAGVSTQTVSRVVNQHPYVNDDTRRRVLMAMRELDYHPNPAARALVTRRSGTLGVIGYDSALFGPISMLYAIEDAARTAGYVVSVASVRHLDRRSVLDAIDWLRQQSVDGIIAIAPKPALAGALAEAPSGLACVTVGGGSTDAVPSARIDNAEGARLATRHLLDLGHATVHHVAGPDDWPEATERIRGWREALQAAGRPVPAVVPGDWSARSGFAQGGRLSADPGVTAVFCASDQQALGVLRALHEAGRRVPEDVSVVGFDGTLDSAQFLPPLTTVRQDFTELGRASLELLLAQLDRVEGSPVPRRELSPPELVIRASTAPAPGTPDVAGTPRLAGRARPA, encoded by the coding sequence ATGCGCGACGTCGCCGAACTGGCCGGAGTGTCCACCCAGACGGTGTCCCGGGTCGTCAACCAGCACCCGTACGTCAACGACGACACCCGCCGACGGGTGCTGATGGCGATGCGGGAACTGGACTACCACCCGAACCCGGCGGCGCGGGCACTGGTCACCCGACGCTCCGGCACGCTGGGCGTGATCGGCTACGACAGCGCGCTCTTCGGGCCGATCTCCATGCTGTACGCGATCGAGGACGCGGCCCGCACCGCCGGGTACGTGGTGAGCGTCGCCAGCGTCCGTCACCTGGACCGCCGGTCGGTGCTCGACGCGATCGACTGGCTACGCCAACAGTCGGTCGACGGGATCATCGCCATCGCCCCCAAACCGGCGCTGGCCGGCGCGCTGGCCGAGGCCCCGTCCGGGCTGGCCTGCGTGACCGTGGGCGGCGGCAGCACCGACGCGGTGCCGAGTGCGCGGATCGACAACGCCGAGGGCGCGCGGCTGGCCACCCGGCACCTGCTCGACCTGGGGCACGCCACCGTGCACCACGTGGCCGGCCCGGACGACTGGCCGGAGGCGACCGAGCGGATCCGCGGCTGGCGCGAGGCGTTGCAGGCCGCCGGCCGACCGGTCCCTGCGGTGGTACCCGGTGACTGGAGCGCGCGGTCGGGTTTCGCGCAGGGCGGGCGGCTGTCGGCCGACCCGGGCGTCACGGCCGTCTTCTGCGCCAGCGACCAACAGGCCCTCGGGGTGCTCCGGGCGCTGCACGAGGCCGGTCGGCGGGTCCCCGAGGACGTCAGCGTGGTGGGTTTCGACGGCACCCTCGACAGTGCCCAGTTCCTGCCGCCGCTGACCACGGTGCGCCAGGACTTCACCGAACTCGGCCGGGCCAGTCTGGAACTCCTGCTGGCGCAACTCGACCGGGTCGAGGGCAGCCCGGTGCCGCGGCGGGAGCTGTCCCCGCCCGAGCTGGTGATCCGGGCCAGCACCGCGCCGGCACCCGGCACGCCCGACGTGGCCGGGACGCCCCGCCTGGCCGGTCGCGCCCGCCCCGCCTGA